The window ACAGCAGCTCACGGGTGTGGATCCGGGCCTCGCCGCGGAAGAAGAACTCGACCCGGTTGCAGGTGCCGAGGTAGACGAGCTCGGTGAAGCCGGACAGCCGGGCCAGCTCGCGCAGGCTGTCGGTGCGGAAGTCCGCCGGCAGCGTGGCCGCCGCGAGCTCCTCGAGGCTCGCCGTCCGATAGCTGGTGCCGACGACTCCGATGTAGTCCATGCCGCTCCCGCACCAGCATGATACGCGACGCCGGGTGGGCCGAACCGGGCCCTCGAAGCAGCCAGTCGGCGTTCCGTTCCGGCCGGCCGCCTCATGCCGGGGGACGCGAGTTGGCAGTGATGGGCATGTGCCCTGCCGGTGCTGCTACAATTCGCTCAGCCGTTCACGGGGCACAGGTCCGCCGCCGCCGCCGCTACGGCGGGCCGACGTTCGTTGCGCCCGTCGGTAGGAGGGGGGAGAACGAACCGATGAACCCGATCGCAGGTATCTACACCACGACCGTCGGCAAGAAGATCCTGATGGCGGTGACCGGCATCATCCTCGTCCTGTATGTGCTCGCCCACATGATGGGGAACCTCCAGATCTACATCGGCGCCAAGCAGATCGACGCCTATGCGAGGCTCCTCCACTCGACTCCGCCGCTGCTGTGGGGCGCGCGCGCGGTGCTGATCTTCTGCGTGCTCGTCCACATCGTGGCCGCGGTGCAGCTGTGGCTGCGCAACCGGGCGAGCCGCCCGGTGAAGTACCGCGTCTTCCGGCCGCCGGAGGTGGACATCGCGGCCCGGACCATGGTCTGGAGCGGGCCAATCCTGCTCGCGTTCATCATCTACCACATCCTGCACCTGACGACGGGCGACGCTCACCCGCAGTACGAGGAGCTCGCTCCCTTCCACAACGTGGTCACCGGTTTCTCGGTGTGGTGGGCGGCCGGCATCTACATCATCGCCAACCTGCTGCTCGCGTTTCACCTCTACCACGGCGTCTGGAGCCTCTTCCAGACGCTCGGCTGGGACCACCCGCGGTGGGGGTACCTGCGCCGCATCCTGGCCGCGGTGGTGGCGGTGGTGGTGGGCGCCGCGAACATCTCGATCCCGCTGGCGGTGCTCGCCGGCGTGCTGCACCAGTAGGGAGGTGGGGCGATGAAGCTCGACGCACGCATCCCGTCCGGCCCGCTCGCGGACAAGTGGACCTCGCTCCTCAGCGACCTCAAGCTGGTGAACCCGGCGAACAAGCGCAAGCACACGGTGATCGTGGTCGGCACCGGGCTGGCCGGCGGCGCCGCCGCCGCCGCGCTCGGAGAGCTCGGCTACCGGGTGAAGGCGTTCTGCTACCAGGACAGCGCCCGGCGCGCGCACTCGATCGCGGCCCAGGGCGGCATCAACGCCTCCAAGAACTACCAGAACGACGGCGACACCGTCTACCGGCTGTTCTACGACACGGTCAAGGGCGGCGACTTCCGTTCCCGCGAGGCCAACGTCTACCGGCTCGCCGAGCTGTCGATGGCGATCATCGACCAGGCCGTCGCCCAGGGCGTGCCGTTCGCGCGTGAGTACGGCGGCTACCTGGCCAACCGGTCGTTCGGGGGGGCACAGGTCTCGCGCACCTTCTACGCGCGCGGCCAGACCGGCCAGCAGCTGCTGCTCGGCGCCTACTCGTCGCTGGCGGCGCAGGTGGCGGCGGGGACCGTGCAGCTCTTCCCGCGCACCGAGATGCTCGACCTGGTGGTGATCGGAGGGCGGGCCCGCGGCATCGTGGTCCGCGACCTGGTGACGGGCGCGATCTCGAGCCACGTCGGAGACGCGGTGCTGGTGTGCACCGGCGGCTACTCCAACGTGTTCTTCCTGTCGACCAACGCCAAGGGCTGCAACGCGACCGCGATCTGGCGCGCCCACAAGCGCGGCGCCACCTTCGCGAACCCCTGCTACACCCAGATCCACCCGACCTGCATCCCGCAGTCGGGCGACTACCAGTCGAAGCTGACCCTGATGAGCGAGTCGCTGCGCAACGACGGCCGGGTGTGGGTGTCGGCCAAGGCCGGTGATGAGAGGGCGCCGGGCGAGATCCCGGAGAGCGAGCGCGACTACGTTCTCGAGCGCCTCTACCCGAGCTTCGGCAACCTCGCGCCACGCGATGTCTCGTCGCGAGCCGCGAAACGGGTGTGCGACGAGGGCCGCGGCGTCGGCCCGGGGCGGCGCGGCGTCTACCTCGACTTCGCCGACTCGATCGCCCGGCTCGGGTCCGACGTGATCCGTGAGCGCTACGGCAACCTGTTCGAGATGTACGAGAAGATCACCGGCGAAAACCCCTACAAGGTGCCGATGCGGATCTACCCCGCGCCGCACTACACGATGGGCGGGCTGTGGGTGGACTACTACCTGATGAGCAACATCCCGGGCCTGTTCGTGCTCGGCGAGGCCAACTTCTCCGATCACGGTGCCAACCGGCTGGGGGCGTCGGCGCTGATGCAGGGGCTCGCCGACGGCTACTTCGTGATCCCGTACACCCTCGGTGAGTACATCGCCCGCACCAAGCTGGAGGCGGCGACCACGGAGGCGCCCGAGTTCCGGGACGCCGAGCGACAGGTCGCCGATCTGACGGCCCGCCTGCTCGGCGTGAACGGCTCGCGCACCGTCGACTCGCTGCACCGCGAGCTCGGGATGCTGATGCTCGAGAAGTGCGGCATGTCGCGCACTCGCGAGGGGCTGAACGAGGCGATCGGCGAGATCCAGGGCCTGCGCGAGCAGTTCTGGAAGACGGTCCGGATCCCGAGCGGCAGCCAGGTCAATCAGGAGCTCGAGAAGGCGGGCCGGGTCGCCGACTACTTTGAGCTCGCCGAGCTGATGTGCCTGGACGCGCGCGAGCGCGAGGAGTCGTGCGGCGGGCACTTCCGCGAGGAGTACCAGACGTCGGAGGGCGAGGCGCTGCGCAACGACCAGGACTTCTGCCACGTCGCGGTGTGGGAGTGGACCGGCGAGGCGAGCCGGCCGGTCCGTCACGTCGAGGCGATCGAGTTCGAGACCGTGAAGCTTGCGACGAGGAGCTACAAATGAGGCTGACGCTGCACATCTGGCGACAGAGCGGTCCGGCGGACAAAGGGCGGTTCGCGACCTACGAGCTGGACGACGTCAACACCCACATGTCGTTCCTCGAGATGCTCGACGTCCTCAACCAGGAGCTCATCGAGCGCGGCGAAGACCCGGTGGTGTTCGAGCACGACTGCCGCGAAGGGATCTGCGGCTGCTGCGGCTTCGTGATCGACGGGGTGCCCCACGGCGGCCAGCGCGGGAGCACGGTGTGCCAGCTCCACATGCGGCACTTCACGGACGGCGACGAGGTCTTTCTCGAGCCGTTCCGGGCCAAGGGCTTCCCGGTGATCAAGGACCTGATGGTCGACCGCGGCGCCTTCGACCGGATCATCCAGGCCGGCGGCTTCATCTCGGTGCGCGCGGGAAGCGCGCCGGATGCCAACGCGATCCCGATCCCCAAGGACCAGGTCGAGCACGCGATGGACTACGCGGAGTGCATCGGCTGCGGCGCCTGCGTGGCCTCCTGCCCGAACGGCGCGGCGATGCTCTTCGTCAGCGCGAAGATCGCCCACCTCGGTCTGCTCCCCCAGGGCCAGCCGGAACGCGATGCGCGGGCGCTGGCCATGGTCCAGGCGATGGAGCGGGAAGCGTTCGGTGCCTGCACCAACTTCCGGGCGTGCGAGGCGACCTGCCCGAAGGAGATCTCGATCTCGGGCATCGCGCGCATGAACAAGGACTGGCGCAAGGCCCTGCTGCGCGGCGGCACCGCGGTCAGCGGCAAGCGACGGTAGGCCGCACCGCGGGCACCGGGCGCCGGCCCCCCGAGACCGCTCCCCTGGCGGGGAACCGGTCAAGGAGGGAGGGCAGGCCGCAGGTCGAAGACCCGGGAGCCTTCGTCAGCTGTCACTCGCCGAGGACAGTGCTGACCACGGTCCCGACCACCAGGATGATGAGTGCGACGCCGAGTGCGACCATGAACCACTCGCCGGCGGTGTAGCGAGCATTGCGCTTGCGCCTCGTCGGGCTCTTCCTCATGGCCCGATTCTAGCGCGGGCGGCCGCGAAACGGCCCCCCGGTCATGGCCAGCCGAACGGCCGGGAACCCGGAGGCCGCGTTCGGCCGGCCGTATGCGAGGGTGCGTCAAAGTGGCAGGGGGCGGCCGCGACGGCGCCTGTGCACCAGCCGTCCCCGGCGGTCCGGGAGGCCTTCCCTGGTTGCGGCAGGACCACCCCGGGGGCCCTGACTCCCGGGGTGGCCGCGATAGGCGGGCCAATACGGTGAGCGCTATTGGCAGGAAAGAGCAGTGTGAGGGCAGGGAGAGACCTGCCCAGGCAAGGTGGGGCCGCTTCCGGTCCTTGAAGTCCGGTTGACTTCCTCGTACACTGACGAGCAGGGGACAAAGGACGTCGGAAACATAGCACTCATTCCCGATGCAATCGGTGTGCCAATATTGGAGATGACGACCGGATCGCCCACGGCCCGGGTCCGGACGGCGCCGCGTGGCGGTGCCCACCAGGAGAACGACGGAGGCGGATGATGAGTGACGGCGTGGAACGGGCGCAGGGCCGTCGCAACCTGCTCGAGCGGATTGCGGCGCGGATCCCGGGCATCAAGGGCT of the Thermoanaerobaculales bacterium genome contains:
- a CDS encoding succinate dehydrogenase/fumarate reductase iron-sulfur subunit is translated as MRLTLHIWRQSGPADKGRFATYELDDVNTHMSFLEMLDVLNQELIERGEDPVVFEHDCREGICGCCGFVIDGVPHGGQRGSTVCQLHMRHFTDGDEVFLEPFRAKGFPVIKDLMVDRGAFDRIIQAGGFISVRAGSAPDANAIPIPKDQVEHAMDYAECIGCGACVASCPNGAAMLFVSAKIAHLGLLPQGQPERDARALAMVQAMEREAFGACTNFRACEATCPKEISISGIARMNKDWRKALLRGGTAVSGKRR
- a CDS encoding fumarate reductase/succinate dehydrogenase flavoprotein subunit — encoded protein: MKLDARIPSGPLADKWTSLLSDLKLVNPANKRKHTVIVVGTGLAGGAAAAALGELGYRVKAFCYQDSARRAHSIAAQGGINASKNYQNDGDTVYRLFYDTVKGGDFRSREANVYRLAELSMAIIDQAVAQGVPFAREYGGYLANRSFGGAQVSRTFYARGQTGQQLLLGAYSSLAAQVAAGTVQLFPRTEMLDLVVIGGRARGIVVRDLVTGAISSHVGDAVLVCTGGYSNVFFLSTNAKGCNATAIWRAHKRGATFANPCYTQIHPTCIPQSGDYQSKLTLMSESLRNDGRVWVSAKAGDERAPGEIPESERDYVLERLYPSFGNLAPRDVSSRAAKRVCDEGRGVGPGRRGVYLDFADSIARLGSDVIRERYGNLFEMYEKITGENPYKVPMRIYPAPHYTMGGLWVDYYLMSNIPGLFVLGEANFSDHGANRLGASALMQGLADGYFVIPYTLGEYIARTKLEAATTEAPEFRDAERQVADLTARLLGVNGSRTVDSLHRELGMLMLEKCGMSRTREGLNEAIGEIQGLREQFWKTVRIPSGSQVNQELEKAGRVADYFELAELMCLDAREREESCGGHFREEYQTSEGEALRNDQDFCHVAVWEWTGEASRPVRHVEAIEFETVKLATRSYK
- a CDS encoding succinate dehydrogenase cytochrome b subunit, which translates into the protein MNPIAGIYTTTVGKKILMAVTGIILVLYVLAHMMGNLQIYIGAKQIDAYARLLHSTPPLLWGARAVLIFCVLVHIVAAVQLWLRNRASRPVKYRVFRPPEVDIAARTMVWSGPILLAFIIYHILHLTTGDAHPQYEELAPFHNVVTGFSVWWAAGIYIIANLLLAFHLYHGVWSLFQTLGWDHPRWGYLRRILAAVVAVVVGAANISIPLAVLAGVLHQ